TAAAAACTTTAAGCGAAACTCTTTCTAGATTTGGATATAGACTTCACTCTTTTGAAGATATTCATCCAAAAAAATTCCAATCAATTATTGAAGACTCTGAAGCTAGAGGTATTAATATGATTGTACATAAAATGATTTTAATGTCTCTTAAACAAGCTAGATACGGTGTTGAAAACTTAGGACACTTTGGTCTATCATCTAATTATTATACACATTTTACATCTCCTATTAGAAGATATGCTGATTTACTTATACATAGAATTTTAAATATTGCTATACATGGTTATCCAACTAAAAAGCAATTTGGAACTCTTATAAACTACTTACCAGAAGTTACACAACATATTTCTCAAACAGAAAGAAAAGCTATGAAGGTAGAAGATGAAAGTGTTAAAATTAAAATAGTTGAATATATGCTTGATAAAATTGGAGATGAATTTAAAGCTACTATAGTTGGATTTAACAATAAAAAAATATTCTTTGAAACAGAGGAACATGTAGAATGTTTCTGGGATGTAACTACAGCTAAAAACTTCTATGAATTTGATGAAAATAATTATGTTATGAAAGATTTAGATACAAACAGAGAGTTTCATTTAGGAGATAAAATGGATATCCTAATAGTTAGATCTGATTTACAAATGCTTGAAATAGAAGTTGTTCCAACTGAATTTTGTCACGAATACACAGGGAGAAGAAAAGAGGGGAGATTTTAATGATATTAGCTAATAATAAAAAAGCTTTTTTTGACTACTTTATTGAAGATAGGTTTGAGGCTGGAATTGAACTAGTTGGTAGTGAGGTTAAATCTATAAAAGCTGGTAAAACTAGCATTAAAGAGTCTTTTATTAGAATAATAAACAATGAAATTTTTATCATGGGTATGACTGTTGTTCCATGGTCTTTTGGTAGTGTTTATAATCCTGATGAAAGAAGAGTTAGAAAACTTCTTCTACATAAAGGAGAGATTAAAAAATTACACGAAAAAGTTATGCAAAAAGGTTATACAATTGTACCTTTGAATATTCACTTATCTAAAGGCTTTGTCAAAGTAGAAATTGCTTTAGCTAGAGGTAAGAAAAATTATGATAAACGTGACTCTTTAGCAAAAAAAGATCAACAAAGAAATATTGAGAGAGAAGTAAAAGAAAGATATTAATAAAAAAAGCAGATAATTTATCTGCTTTTTTTGTTTTATTAAAATTTATAAATCAATCCTAATCCAAAGGCATCTACATGCTTACTATATCTAATATTTTTAATATTTTTATCATTTATATAATCTACATATGAGTATGTTGCCATTAATTCAAGTTGTGAGCTATATTTGTATTTAACTCCTGCTGAATACATATTTGCATCTAAAACATAATCAGTATCTGTATATGTTTTTTCATTAGCTCCTGTATCTGTATACTGGTAACCTGTCATTAAAGTCCACTTTTCATTTAATTGATAATCTAAACCAACTGCTACCTCATATCCATTATCATAATGATCAAAGTTTCCTAAGTCATCGCTTGCTTCTTTTATGAAATAATAGTTTCCAGAAGCTAAAAGTGTCAATTTATCTGTTGCTCTATAAGATGCTCCAATCGCTGCCATTGCAGGTAAGTTTCTTTTTCCACTTCCCTCTGACATCCATTGCTTAATTGAAGGATCTTTTATAATAGTATTATAAAATGCATTTCCTATAAGATTACTTCCTGTTGAATTTACAAATCCTTTTTTTAAATTATGTTCTTTATTATCAAAATCAAGAACCGTTTCAGTTTCGTATCTCATTCCTAAATTAAATCTATCATTTGGATGATAGTTTAATCCAAATATTCCAGCCACTCCAAAAGCTGTTCTTTCTGAATCTATATCAAATTTGGCTTTTCCAGATCCTAATTTTCCTCCCAAATTATTATATTCAAAATTTCCTTCACCTTTAAATTTTCTTTCAGCATCAATTAATCTAATCCCAACTGCTCCACTCCAAGTTTCACTAAATTTTCTAGCTATTCCACCTTGAAAAGCTACATAATATGATTTTCCATGGATTGTAGATCCGCCTACATATTTTGCTCCAATCACTTCAAACATTGGATTGCTAGTTATTATTTGTGGAAAAGTTGCTATTCCTCCACTATATGCTACACTTCCTCCACCTGCTATCGCTCCAGCGTGAAAGAAAAATGCTGTATCTCCTTTTTTCTTTACAATTTGTAAGCTTGGAACTACTGGTGATGGTTTATCACTTTTAAATTTATAATCTCCATGTTCCATACTATATTCTTTCAAATGTGTTTGATTATTTACTTGTATATAAGTTCCATCTTCTAGCCATACCGTTCCAGCTGGATTATAATATGCTCCAGACACTCCAATTTTTCCAACCATAGCTGGATGTGCTAAA
Above is a genomic segment from Cetobacterium somerae ATCC BAA-474 containing:
- a CDS encoding OmpP1/FadL family transporter, encoding MKFKQQLMLLGIVLSANAMGGSIDYLSQQDAEYLAHPAMVGKIGVSGAYYNPAGTVWLEDGTYIQVNNQTHLKEYSMEHGDYKFKSDKPSPVVPSLQIVKKKGDTAFFFHAGAIAGGGSVAYSGGIATFPQIITSNPMFEVIGAKYVGGSTIHGKSYYVAFQGGIARKFSETWSGAVGIRLIDAERKFKGEGNFEYNNLGGKLGSGKAKFDIDSERTAFGVAGIFGLNYHPNDRFNLGMRYETETVLDFDNKEHNLKKGFVNSTGSNLIGNAFYNTIIKDPSIKQWMSEGSGKRNLPAMAAIGASYRATDKLTLLASGNYYFIKEASDDLGNFDHYDNGYEVAVGLDYQLNEKWTLMTGYQYTDTGANEKTYTDTDYVLDANMYSAGVKYKYSSQLELMATYSYVDYINDKNIKNIRYSKHVDAFGLGLIYKF
- the smpB gene encoding SsrA-binding protein SmpB, which gives rise to MILANNKKAFFDYFIEDRFEAGIELVGSEVKSIKAGKTSIKESFIRIINNEIFIMGMTVVPWSFGSVYNPDERRVRKLLLHKGEIKKLHEKVMQKGYTIVPLNIHLSKGFVKVEIALARGKKNYDKRDSLAKKDQQRNIEREVKERY